In one window of Janthinobacterium sp. 1_2014MBL_MicDiv DNA:
- a CDS encoding DUF6600 domain-containing protein — protein sequence MRPTLSFPLLKIVCAVLLSSACALALADDPPARVGRLSTVEGQVLVRAGDGEAQDALLNWPVTTDNRLSTMRGALAEFRVGAAAVRLDGDSELEVSELDDDSFKLHLSYGSVSVRVRNPDALRGLELTTQQARVTLAQPGWVRIDAGRQPGTSVVSVLEGVADVDGATGSVTLRAGKRAELTDEELRTGALQRVAFDHWPEALPAAAPALRYVTEDTTGYEELDRYGAWQDDAEYGPLWLPTTVAAGWAPYSDGRWTWIAPWGWTWVDNAPWGYAPSHYGRWVLLGHRWGWAPGRDRARVPWAPALVGWVGGAHGPQHGSQHGSRPGVGWFPLSPHDRYVPGYRASADYERRINRVADGRRPVAGERERRPGMTMLPGERFGTQRTVDVPRRNRTTMPPPVMQSLPLSTAPPPAGNWQRPTERPRMDNRTDNIPRRDWVNRPGRLQTDDGQTRVAPRPLMPQRPPVPAAPPIPPQPSAPPVPAQPVMPAMPALPPVQDQVGRQPGWRGEAYPRHERAPRPVMERPADAPRQDGGRWERGNRREVLQTAPPPSPPPVAAARPAPPAMPAPAPRPAPEARGGERGAERASAARERAHERGSERGGPGRSGRVQEQER from the coding sequence ATGCGTCCGACCCTGTCCTTCCCCCTCCTGAAAATCGTGTGCGCCGTACTGCTGTCGTCGGCGTGCGCGCTGGCCCTGGCCGACGACCCGCCCGCCCGCGTGGGGCGCCTGTCCACCGTCGAAGGGCAGGTGCTGGTGCGCGCCGGCGATGGCGAAGCGCAGGACGCCCTGCTGAACTGGCCCGTCACGACGGATAACCGTTTAAGTACCATGCGCGGCGCCCTGGCCGAGTTTCGCGTCGGCGCGGCCGCCGTGCGCCTCGATGGCGATTCCGAGCTGGAAGTGAGCGAACTCGATGACGACAGTTTCAAGCTGCACCTCAGTTATGGCAGCGTTAGCGTGCGCGTGCGCAACCCGGACGCGCTGCGCGGCCTCGAACTGACGACGCAGCAGGCGCGCGTGACCCTGGCCCAGCCGGGCTGGGTGCGCATCGATGCCGGGCGCCAGCCGGGCACCAGCGTCGTCAGCGTGCTCGAAGGCGTGGCCGACGTGGATGGCGCGACGGGCAGCGTGACCTTGCGCGCCGGCAAGCGCGCCGAACTGACGGACGAGGAGCTGCGCACGGGCGCCCTGCAGCGCGTGGCCTTCGACCACTGGCCCGAAGCCTTGCCCGCCGCCGCGCCGGCCCTGCGCTATGTCACCGAGGACACGACCGGCTATGAAGAGCTGGACCGTTACGGTGCCTGGCAGGACGATGCCGAGTATGGCCCGCTGTGGCTGCCCACCACGGTAGCTGCCGGCTGGGCGCCGTACAGCGACGGGCGCTGGACGTGGATCGCGCCGTGGGGCTGGACCTGGGTCGACAACGCGCCGTGGGGCTATGCGCCCTCGCATTACGGCCGCTGGGTACTGCTGGGCCACCGCTGGGGCTGGGCGCCGGGGCGCGACCGCGCGCGCGTGCCCTGGGCGCCGGCCCTGGTGGGCTGGGTCGGCGGCGCGCATGGGCCACAGCATGGTTCGCAGCATGGATCGCGCCCCGGCGTGGGCTGGTTCCCCCTGTCGCCGCACGACCGTTACGTGCCCGGCTACCGCGCCAGCGCCGACTATGAACGCCGCATCAACCGCGTCGCCGATGGCCGCCGCCCCGTGGCGGGCGAACGCGAACGCCGTCCAGGCATGACGATGCTGCCCGGCGAGCGTTTCGGCACGCAGCGCACGGTCGACGTGCCGCGCCGCAACCGCACCACCATGCCGCCGCCCGTCATGCAAAGTTTGCCCTTGAGCACGGCGCCTCCGCCGGCCGGCAACTGGCAGCGCCCGACCGAACGGCCGCGCATGGACAACCGCACGGACAACATTCCCCGGCGCGACTGGGTCAACCGCCCGGGCCGCCTGCAGACGGACGACGGCCAGACGCGCGTCGCGCCCCGTCCGCTGATGCCGCAGCGCCCGCCCGTGCCGGCCGCGCCGCCCATTCCGCCGCAGCCATCCGCGCCGCCCGTGCCGGCACAACCCGTGATGCCAGCCATGCCGGCCTTGCCGCCCGTGCAAGACCAGGTGGGCCGCCAGCCCGGCTGGCGTGGCGAGGCGTATCCGCGCCATGAGCGGGCGCCGCGTCCTGTGATGGAACGCCCGGCCGATGCGCCGCGCCAGGACGGTGGCCGCTGGGAGCGCGGCAACCGCCGCGAGGTGTTGCAAACGGCGCCGCCGCCTTCACCGCCGCCGGTAGCCGCGGCACGCCCGGCACCGCCAGCGATGCCGGCGCCGGCACCGCGTCCCGCGCCGGAAGCGCGCGGCGGCGAGCGCGGTGCCGAGCGCGCCAGTGCCGCGCGTGAACGGGCGCATGAGCGGGGCAGCGAGCGCGGCGGTCCCGGCCGCAGCGGCCGCGTGCAGGAACAGGAGCGTTGA
- a CDS encoding DUF493 family protein, producing the protein MQTTPPTEVTIPPSESLIEYPSDFPIKIMGPTHVDFAPTMLELVISHDPTFHAGRMEERPSGKGNYTGLTVTVRAISREQLDALYTALSGHPMVKIVM; encoded by the coding sequence ATGCAAACCACCCCTCCTACCGAAGTCACGATTCCTCCCAGCGAATCGCTGATCGAATACCCGAGCGATTTTCCCATCAAGATCATGGGCCCGACGCATGTCGACTTCGCGCCGACCATGCTGGAACTGGTGATCAGCCACGATCCGACCTTCCACGCGGGCCGCATGGAAGAGCGCCCATCGGGCAAGGGCAATTACACGGGCCTGACCGTGACCGTGCGCGCCATCAGCCGCGAACAGCTCGACGCCCTGTACACGGCGCTGTCGGGTCACCCGATGGTGAAGATCGTCATGTAA
- a CDS encoding multidrug effflux MFS transporter yields MSKNTSLPLWAWGSIVLLLVCLSRISIDIYLPSLPAMADALHASDAQLQLTLSLFMAGSAASMLACGPLADRYGRRPVLLAGTGIYVLASIVCTVTSDVHVLIAARVLQAFGGCSGTIIGRVMVRDRFDPATQARMLGRISMVMGLSPILAPLAGSMLDAAFGWRAVFGVLCLLGALSLGLIAAYLPETRPVDTAPQANTLALYRRLLGDAYFLRYALAIGCVYCTYFPFIAESSVLLQRGMQLSPGAYALVFALTVSGYIAGSSLFRALGPRLGAEHMLGVAVLINVAGAASLLLAGSLAPQHVASLVAPMLLVMVSVGMAIPACQLAVLQPYGAQAGSASGLFFFVQMAITAACGALLAAITDGSEKPLLWVTAAASCAFAAVWLLTKSRASVTAATLT; encoded by the coding sequence ATGAGTAAAAACACATCCCTGCCGCTGTGGGCCTGGGGCAGCATCGTGCTGCTGCTGGTCTGCCTGTCGCGCATCAGCATCGACATTTACCTGCCGTCGTTGCCGGCCATGGCCGATGCGCTGCACGCCAGCGATGCGCAGTTGCAACTGACGCTGAGCCTGTTCATGGCCGGCTCGGCCGCCTCGATGCTCGCCTGCGGACCGCTGGCCGACCGCTACGGACGCCGCCCCGTGCTGCTGGCCGGCACGGGCATTTATGTGCTCGCCAGCATCGTTTGCACGGTGACTTCCGATGTGCACGTGCTGATCGCCGCGCGCGTGCTGCAGGCGTTCGGCGGCTGCAGCGGCACCATCATCGGCCGCGTCATGGTGCGCGACCGCTTCGACCCCGCCACGCAGGCGCGCATGCTGGGACGCATCTCGATGGTGATGGGACTGTCGCCGATCCTGGCGCCGCTGGCCGGCAGCATGCTCGACGCGGCATTCGGCTGGCGCGCCGTGTTTGGCGTGCTGTGCCTGCTCGGGGCGCTGTCGCTGGGACTGATCGCCGCCTACTTGCCGGAAACCAGGCCCGTCGACACCGCACCGCAGGCAAATACCCTGGCGCTGTACCGGCGCCTGCTGGGCGATGCCTATTTCCTGCGCTATGCGCTGGCCATCGGCTGCGTGTATTGCACGTACTTCCCGTTCATCGCGGAATCGTCCGTGCTCTTGCAAAGGGGCATGCAGCTGTCGCCCGGCGCGTATGCGCTGGTGTTCGCGCTGACGGTGAGCGGCTATATCGCGGGGTCGAGCCTGTTCCGCGCGCTGGGACCGCGCCTGGGCGCCGAGCACATGCTGGGCGTGGCCGTGCTGATCAATGTGGCGGGGGCGGCCAGCTTGTTGCTGGCAGGCAGCCTGGCGCCGCAGCACGTGGCGTCGCTGGTGGCGCCGATGCTGCTGGTGATGGTGTCGGTGGGCATGGCCATCCCGGCCTGCCAGCTGGCCGTGCTGCAGCCGTATGGCGCCCAGGCGGGCAGCGCCTCGGGCCTGTTCTTCTTCGTGCAGATGGCGATCACGGCCGCCTGCGGCGCGCTGCTGGCCGCCATCACCGACGGCAGCGAAAAGCCCCTGCTGTGGGTGACGGCGGCCGCCAGCTGCGCCTTTGCCGCCGTCTGGCTGCTCACGAAGAGCCGGGCCAGCGTGACGGCGGCAACGCTTACATGA
- the pdxR gene encoding MocR-like pyridoxine biosynthesis transcription factor PdxR, which yields MPRGKSPHALDLPRPTSWLDKAGVNKQDGAYEALRAAILTKMLPAGSRLPSSRTLAERWELSRGTIETVFDRLHAEAYVTRVPGSGTRVCAVVPERFLMAGLDDALPATLAAAPAPASDTGVRDGLPFVARRADASLFAMAAWSKCAARALAAATPEQLCSADPAGLPRLRQQIADFLGKYRGIRCDPQDIVVTTGIRHAIDLLARSIVRDGDKVCLEEPGYPAARALFALSGAVPVDIAVDAEGIDCAALRAHTDACLAYVTPAHQSPLGVTMSVTRRLALLEWANDSGAWVVEDDYDSEFNYHSAPLAALKALDQYQRVIYCGSFNKTLFAGLRVGFMVLPPGLRAQLLRTLQLTGRSVGVTEQLALAAWMEEGAFVRHLRQARLAYKERRDLLLAVLEQTAPGRYAISGQQAGFHCVLWLPAGSDERAFCARAAQEGLALQPLGDFCHSARLAPAVLLGYTALSAAQIRHAAQKLGRLLLPAAAPE from the coding sequence ATGCCGCGAGGAAAATCACCGCACGCCCTGGACTTGCCCCGCCCTACCAGCTGGCTCGACAAGGCTGGCGTCAACAAGCAGGATGGCGCGTATGAAGCGCTGCGCGCGGCCATCCTGACGAAGATGCTGCCGGCGGGCAGCCGCCTGCCTTCCAGCCGCACCCTGGCGGAACGGTGGGAGTTGTCGCGCGGCACCATCGAAACCGTGTTCGACCGCCTGCACGCGGAAGCGTACGTGACGCGCGTACCCGGTTCCGGCACGCGCGTGTGCGCCGTCGTGCCGGAACGCTTCCTGATGGCCGGCCTGGATGACGCCCTCCCCGCCACGCTGGCCGCGGCGCCGGCGCCCGCCTCGGACACGGGCGTGCGCGACGGCTTGCCCTTCGTGGCCCGGCGCGCCGACGCCAGCCTGTTTGCCATGGCCGCCTGGTCGAAGTGCGCGGCGCGGGCGCTGGCCGCCGCCACGCCGGAGCAGCTGTGCAGCGCCGATCCGGCCGGCCTGCCCCGGCTGCGCCAGCAGATCGCCGATTTCCTCGGCAAGTACCGCGGCATCCGCTGCGACCCGCAAGACATCGTCGTCACCACCGGCATCCGCCACGCGATCGACTTGCTGGCGCGCAGCATCGTGCGCGATGGCGACAAGGTGTGCCTGGAAGAACCGGGCTACCCGGCCGCGCGCGCCCTGTTCGCCCTCAGCGGCGCCGTGCCGGTGGACATTGCCGTCGACGCCGAGGGCATCGATTGCGCCGCCCTGCGCGCCCACACCGACGCCTGCCTCGCGTATGTGACGCCGGCGCACCAGTCGCCGCTGGGCGTGACCATGTCCGTCACGCGCCGCCTGGCCCTGCTGGAATGGGCGAACGACAGCGGCGCCTGGGTGGTGGAGGACGATTACGACAGCGAATTCAATTACCACAGCGCGCCGCTGGCGGCCCTGAAGGCGCTGGACCAGTACCAGCGCGTGATTTATTGTGGCAGTTTCAATAAGACCCTGTTTGCCGGCCTGCGCGTGGGCTTCATGGTGCTGCCGCCCGGCTTGCGCGCGCAGCTGCTGCGCACCTTGCAGTTGACGGGCCGGTCCGTCGGCGTGACGGAACAGCTGGCGCTGGCCGCCTGGATGGAGGAAGGCGCCTTCGTGCGCCATTTGCGCCAGGCCAGGCTGGCCTACAAGGAGCGGCGCGACCTGCTGCTGGCCGTCCTCGAGCAGACCGCGCCCGGACGCTACGCCATTTCCGGTCAGCAAGCGGGCTTCCATTGCGTGCTGTGGTTGCCAGCCGGCAGCGACGAGCGCGCATTTTGCGCGCGCGCCGCGCAGGAGGGGCTGGCGCTGCAGCCGCTCGGCGACTTTTGCCACAGCGCCAGGCTGGCGCCGGCCGTGCTGCTCGGCTATACGGCCCTCAGCGCCGCGCAGATACGCCATGCTGCCCAAAAGTTAGGCAGGCTGCTGCTGCCGGCCGCCGCGCCGGAATGA
- the lipB gene encoding lipoyl(octanoyl) transferase LipB, whose amino-acid sequence MTTTRTEAALIRELGRVDYEPTFAAMRAFTDARTTDTRDELWIVEHPPVFTLGLAADRGHLLAGAAIEENSIPVVQTDRGGEVTFHGPGQVVIYLLMDLRRNKPGGKLYARQFVHKIEQAIINVLAAYNLAGERIDGAPGIYIAGGPDKGAKIAALGLKVRGNGCTYHGVSLNVAMDLAPFSWINPCGYSGLKTVDMRSMGVVAPLADVQRALARELTVLLDVTEVNSAAGAPQAADA is encoded by the coding sequence ATGACCACCACCCGAACCGAAGCGGCGCTGATCCGCGAGCTGGGCCGCGTCGATTACGAGCCGACCTTTGCCGCCATGCGCGCCTTTACCGACGCGCGCACGACGGACACGCGCGACGAACTGTGGATCGTCGAGCATCCGCCCGTGTTCACGCTGGGCCTGGCGGCCGACCGCGGCCATTTGCTGGCCGGCGCAGCGATTGAAGAAAATTCGATCCCCGTGGTGCAGACGGACCGCGGCGGCGAAGTCACATTCCACGGCCCCGGCCAGGTGGTGATTTACCTGCTGATGGACTTGCGCCGCAACAAGCCGGGCGGCAAGCTGTATGCGCGCCAGTTCGTGCATAAAATCGAGCAAGCCATCATCAACGTGCTGGCGGCGTATAATCTCGCTGGCGAGCGCATCGATGGCGCGCCTGGCATTTATATTGCCGGCGGGCCAGACAAGGGTGCGAAGATCGCCGCGCTGGGATTGAAAGTGCGCGGCAATGGCTGCACCTACCATGGCGTGTCGCTCAACGTGGCGATGGACCTGGCGCCGTTTTCCTGGATTAACCCCTGCGGCTATTCCGGCCTGAAGACGGTGGACATGCGCAGCATGGGTGTGGTGGCGCCGCTGGCCGACGTGCAGCGGGCCCTGGCCCGGGAATTGACCGTATTACTCGATGTAACCGAGGTAAACAGCGCCGCAGGCGCGCCTCAGGCAGCGGATGCCTGA
- the lipA gene encoding lipoyl synthase translates to MTSETISSTAPAATAAPAYNPSEKQKGASKTSRIPIKIIPIEQVERLKKPDWIRVKAASASTRFYEIKDILRENKLVTVCEEASCPNIGECFGKGTATFMIMGDKCTRRCPFCDVGHGRPDPLDKEEPANLSKTIAKLRLNYVVITSVDRDDLRDGGAGHFVECIQQTRALSPNTRIEVLVPDFRGRLEKALNLFKDGLPDVMNHNLETAPRLYKEARPGSDYMHSLKLLKDFKAMYPDVKTKSGIMVGLGETDEEILQVMRDMREHDIDMLTIGQYLAPSNSHLPVRRYVHPDVFKMFEEEAYKMGFTHAAVGAMVRSSYHADEQAHSAGVESALNF, encoded by the coding sequence ATGACTTCTGAGACCATTTCCAGCACCGCCCCCGCCGCGACCGCCGCTCCCGCGTACAACCCGAGCGAAAAGCAAAAAGGCGCCAGCAAGACTTCGCGCATCCCGATCAAGATCATTCCGATCGAGCAAGTCGAGCGCCTGAAAAAGCCGGACTGGATCCGCGTCAAGGCCGCCTCGGCATCGACACGCTTCTATGAAATCAAGGACATCCTGCGCGAAAACAAGCTGGTGACCGTGTGCGAGGAAGCCAGCTGCCCGAACATCGGCGAATGCTTCGGCAAGGGCACGGCCACCTTCATGATCATGGGCGACAAGTGCACGCGCCGCTGCCCGTTCTGCGACGTCGGCCACGGCCGCCCGGACCCGCTGGACAAGGAAGAGCCGGCCAACCTGTCGAAAACCATCGCCAAGCTGCGTTTGAACTACGTCGTCATCACCTCCGTCGACCGCGATGACTTGCGCGACGGCGGCGCCGGCCATTTCGTCGAGTGCATCCAGCAAACGCGCGCCCTGTCGCCGAACACCCGCATCGAAGTGCTGGTGCCCGACTTCCGCGGCCGCCTGGAAAAAGCCCTGAACCTGTTCAAGGATGGCTTGCCGGACGTCATGAACCACAACCTGGAAACGGCGCCGCGCCTGTACAAGGAAGCGCGTCCCGGCTCCGACTACATGCATTCGCTGAAGCTGCTGAAGGATTTCAAGGCCATGTATCCGGACGTCAAGACCAAGTCCGGCATCATGGTGGGCCTGGGCGAGACGGACGAGGAAATCCTGCAAGTGATGCGCGACATGCGCGAGCACGACATCGACATGCTGACCATCGGCCAGTACCTGGCGCCATCGAACAGCCACCTGCCCGTGCGCCGCTACGTGCACCCGGACGTCTTCAAGATGTTCGAGGAAGAAGCGTACAAGATGGGCTTCACCCACGCCGCCGTCGGCGCCATGGTGCGCAGCTCGTACCACGCGGATGAACAGGCGCACAGCGCCGGCGTGGAATCGGCGCTGAATTTCTAA
- the ung gene encoding uracil-DNA glycosylase has protein sequence MDVRIDASWKARLAADFAEPYWERLAAFVKADYAAGQCFPPGKYIFRAFDLTPFEQVKVVILGQDPYHTPGAAMGLCFSIPEGTPPQPSLQNIFKELHGDVGVARTRTDLSDWAQQGVFLLNSVLTVRAGVAGSHAGKGWEKLTDSAIRHLSAERSHLVFILWGGYAQAKRSLIDPGKHLVLAAPHPSPLSASKGFFGSKPFSQANAYLQAHGQAAIAWG, from the coding sequence ATGGACGTACGCATCGATGCATCGTGGAAGGCGCGGCTGGCAGCTGATTTCGCCGAACCTTACTGGGAACGCCTGGCCGCCTTCGTGAAGGCGGACTATGCGGCGGGGCAGTGTTTTCCCCCGGGTAAATACATCTTCCGCGCGTTCGACTTGACGCCATTTGAGCAAGTGAAAGTCGTGATCCTCGGCCAAGACCCGTACCACACGCCGGGCGCGGCCATGGGCCTGTGCTTTTCCATACCCGAAGGCACGCCGCCACAGCCCAGCCTGCAGAATATCTTCAAGGAGTTGCATGGCGACGTGGGCGTGGCGCGCACGCGCACGGATTTGTCCGACTGGGCGCAGCAAGGCGTGTTCCTGCTCAATAGCGTGCTGACGGTGCGCGCCGGCGTGGCCGGCTCGCATGCGGGCAAGGGCTGGGAAAAGCTGACCGACAGCGCCATTCGCCACCTGTCCGCCGAGCGCAGTCATCTCGTCTTCATCCTGTGGGGCGGCTATGCGCAAGCCAAGCGCAGCCTGATCGATCCCGGCAAGCACCTGGTGCTGGCCGCGCCCCACCCGTCTCCCTTGTCGGCCAGTAAAGGTTTCTTCGGCAGCAAGCCGTTCAGCCAGGCCAATGCGTATCTGCAGGCGCATGGCCAGGCGGCCATTGCCTGGGGATAA
- a CDS encoding TonB-dependent receptor, with amino-acid sequence MQHTPRLSALSLALASLFTVSAHAADATPADTAADAAPPEMQKVEVTSAHLKSARIELSPKVGTTIYSIDSHMVGMLGQGDNTPFNEVLLRLPGVSQDSKGSGALHVRDDHANVQYRINGVQLPESISGFGQSIDTRLIDHTDFMTGALPAQFGLRTAGIVDIETKEGGMTPGGRIGILVGSHDHVEPSAEFFGSVGKFNYYLSGSYLGNALGVENPQDTRSALHDKTRQNKSFGSLSYFLDDNTRLGAMFGTYNGRFQIPNNPNQAPAFSLDGHSDAQAGTSSLPSSQLNENQREVNRFLVLSLQKSLGDLNYQVSAFHQYSELHFTPDAIGDLIYNGVASDSRRSNSASGAQFDASYKLLPDHTVRAGLAYTRQKTTSDNTVAVFPAMDGAQTSTTPITVRDNSGKTGTLASFYLQDEWHISKPLTLNYGARFDKVSAYTSEQQWSPRVNLAYQLAPGTALHAGYSRYFTPPPQELAAQGSIDLYANTTNAPEIGQSDNVKSERTHYYDVGISHQVNAQLTVTADVYYKKINNLLDEGQFGQALILTPFNYADGYAKGLELSAIYSEKNWGLFLNASTQKAQGRNINSGQALFGADELNYISKNYVYLDHDQKYTLSGGGHYHFGDSQVSADFLYGSGLRMTPEGGAPNSGHLPSYFTVNAALTHTWKNTPLGKVEGRLALINLFDKSYLLRDGSGVGVGAPQYGARRSLYAGLSTSF; translated from the coding sequence ATGCAACACACTCCCCGTCTGAGCGCGCTGTCGCTCGCCCTTGCCAGCCTGTTTACCGTGTCCGCCCATGCGGCCGATGCCACTCCTGCCGATACGGCCGCCGATGCCGCGCCGCCAGAGATGCAAAAGGTCGAAGTCACGTCCGCCCACCTGAAAAGCGCGCGCATCGAGCTGTCGCCGAAAGTCGGCACCACCATCTACAGCATCGACAGCCACATGGTCGGCATGCTGGGCCAGGGCGACAACACGCCGTTCAATGAAGTGCTGCTGCGCCTGCCAGGCGTGTCGCAGGATTCGAAGGGTTCCGGCGCCCTGCACGTGCGCGACGACCATGCCAACGTGCAATACCGCATCAATGGCGTGCAATTGCCGGAAAGCATCAGCGGCTTCGGCCAGTCCATCGACACGCGCTTGATCGACCATACGGATTTCATGACGGGCGCCTTGCCGGCCCAGTTCGGCCTGCGCACGGCCGGCATCGTCGATATCGAAACGAAGGAGGGCGGCATGACGCCGGGCGGGCGCATCGGCATCCTCGTCGGCAGCCACGACCATGTGGAACCGAGTGCCGAATTTTTCGGCAGCGTCGGCAAGTTCAATTACTACCTGTCCGGCAGCTATCTGGGTAACGCCCTGGGCGTGGAAAACCCGCAAGACACGCGCAGCGCCCTGCACGACAAGACGCGCCAGAACAAGTCCTTCGGCAGCCTGTCGTATTTCCTCGATGACAACACGCGCCTGGGCGCCATGTTCGGCACCTACAACGGCCGCTTCCAGATCCCGAACAATCCGAACCAGGCACCGGCCTTCTCGCTCGATGGCCACAGCGATGCGCAGGCGGGCACGTCCAGCCTGCCGTCGTCGCAGCTGAATGAAAACCAGCGCGAGGTGAACCGCTTCCTCGTGCTGTCGCTGCAAAAGAGCCTGGGCGACCTCAATTACCAGGTCTCGGCCTTCCACCAGTATTCGGAACTGCACTTCACGCCCGATGCCATTGGCGACCTGATCTACAACGGCGTGGCGTCGGATTCGCGCCGCTCGAACAGCGCCTCGGGCGCCCAGTTCGACGCCAGCTACAAATTGCTCCCGGACCACACCGTGCGCGCGGGCCTGGCCTACACGCGCCAGAAGACGACGAGCGACAACACGGTGGCCGTCTTCCCCGCCATGGACGGCGCGCAAACGTCCACCACACCCATCACGGTGCGGGACAACAGCGGCAAGACGGGCACGCTGGCCAGCTTTTACCTGCAGGATGAATGGCATATCAGCAAGCCCCTGACCCTGAACTACGGCGCGCGCTTCGACAAGGTCTCGGCCTACACGAGCGAGCAGCAATGGAGCCCGCGCGTGAACCTGGCCTACCAGCTCGCGCCGGGCACGGCCCTGCACGCCGGCTATTCGCGCTACTTCACGCCGCCGCCGCAGGAACTGGCCGCGCAGGGCAGCATCGACCTGTACGCGAACACGACGAACGCGCCGGAAATCGGCCAGTCCGACAACGTCAAGTCCGAGCGCACGCATTACTACGACGTCGGCATCAGCCATCAGGTGAATGCGCAACTGACCGTGACGGCCGATGTGTACTATAAAAAGATCAACAACCTGCTCGACGAAGGCCAGTTCGGCCAGGCGCTGATCCTCACGCCATTCAACTATGCGGACGGCTACGCCAAGGGCCTGGAATTGTCGGCCATCTACAGCGAGAAAAACTGGGGCCTGTTCCTCAACGCCAGCACGCAAAAAGCGCAGGGACGCAACATCAATTCGGGCCAGGCCCTGTTTGGCGCCGATGAATTGAACTACATCAGCAAGAACTATGTCTACCTCGATCATGACCAGAAATACACGCTGTCGGGCGGCGGACATTATCACTTCGGCGATTCGCAAGTGAGCGCTGACTTCCTCTACGGTAGCGGCCTGCGCATGACTCCGGAGGGCGGCGCGCCGAATTCCGGCCATTTGCCCAGCTACTTTACCGTCAATGCGGCGCTCACGCATACGTGGAAAAACACGCCGCTCGGCAAGGTGGAAGGACGGCTGGCCCTGATCAACCTGTTCGATAAATCGTACCTGCTGCGCGACGGTTCCGGCGTCGGCGTGGGGGCGCCCCAGTATGGCGCCCGCCGCAGCCTCTACGCCGGCCTGTCGACGAGTTTCTAA
- a CDS encoding PepSY-associated TM helix domain-containing protein, producing the protein MSKRPIKWLLAKLHLYAGLWFGALFVLLGLTGSAIAWMPELDAWLNPTLLQASTPAPGQAFQVTPRSVQTVVDQLTADPAYGKPTQLNPPADARDVYVASYRQPAKPSMFSQAIVRQVMVDPYTLQVKGERDWGRFGLTRPLLMSGMFHLHRYLLSGDAGKTVTGISGVLLLMMALSGIYLWWPRLQWKAIKRALTVSHGGSWPRFNYTFHKAAGFFAAPVLAVLAFSGIYFNLPQLVVPLVALVSTAPDTAKLKNLQNDGAVLDAGQAMAAAQTLYPQARVSRIVLPAKPDQPYDVRVRQPGEIADGDGATRITLDARSGLPLRIRDPLRAPAGDVFLGWQFPLHSGQAFGAAGRAFITLFGLMPLLFMLTGTLVWWKRRRGRK; encoded by the coding sequence ATGTCCAAGCGCCCGATCAAATGGCTGTTAGCCAAGCTGCACCTGTATGCGGGCCTGTGGTTCGGCGCCCTGTTCGTCCTGCTGGGCTTGACGGGCTCGGCCATCGCCTGGATGCCGGAACTCGACGCCTGGCTGAATCCGACGTTGTTGCAGGCGAGCACACCCGCGCCTGGCCAGGCCTTCCAGGTGACGCCGCGCAGCGTGCAAACGGTGGTGGACCAGCTCACGGCCGACCCCGCCTACGGCAAGCCTACGCAACTCAATCCGCCGGCCGACGCGCGCGACGTGTATGTGGCGTCGTACCGCCAGCCAGCCAAGCCGTCCATGTTCAGCCAGGCCATCGTGCGCCAGGTGATGGTCGACCCCTACACCCTGCAAGTGAAGGGCGAGCGCGACTGGGGCCGCTTCGGCCTCACGCGTCCGCTGTTGATGTCAGGCATGTTTCATTTGCACCGCTATCTGCTGTCGGGCGACGCGGGCAAGACGGTCACGGGGATTTCCGGCGTGCTGCTGCTGATGATGGCCCTCAGCGGCATCTATCTGTGGTGGCCGCGCCTGCAGTGGAAGGCGATCAAGCGCGCCCTGACGGTGTCGCATGGCGGGTCCTGGCCCCGTTTCAATTATACGTTTCACAAGGCGGCCGGTTTCTTTGCCGCCCCCGTGCTGGCCGTGCTGGCCTTTTCCGGCATCTATTTCAATTTGCCGCAGCTGGTGGTGCCGCTGGTGGCGCTCGTGTCGACGGCGCCGGACACGGCCAAACTGAAAAATCTGCAGAACGATGGCGCCGTGCTCGATGCGGGCCAGGCCATGGCCGCTGCGCAGACGCTGTATCCGCAGGCGCGCGTGTCGCGCATCGTGTTGCCGGCCAAGCCAGACCAGCCGTATGACGTGCGCGTGCGCCAGCCTGGCGAAATCGCCGACGGCGACGGCGCCACGCGCATCACGCTGGACGCGCGCAGCGGCTTGCCCCTGCGCATCCGCGATCCCTTGCGGGCGCCGGCCGGCGACGTTTTCCTGGGCTGGCAATTCCCGCTGCATTCGGGCCAGGCGTTTGGCGCGGCCGGGCGCGCCTTCATCACCCTCTTCGGCCTGATGCCGCTGCTGTTCATGCTGACGGGAACCCTGGTGTGGTGGAAACGGCGGCGCGGCCGGAAATAG